The genome window AAGCTCTTGGATTCTTAAGGCTGCTGGCCTTAGAACTTACAAAACTTGAATCTGCTGAATGAGTGTTCAAAATAACATAAACTCATATTGCAAATTGAAGATTTAGAATTTCAGTATTTTATAAAAATGGAAAAAAGATTTATAATATAATCAGTGCAGTATTTTTACCATAGATTATATTAATTTGTATAAATTTCAAAATCAATATTATAAAGGGAGGGGAACGCGTATGTACAGGCTGATTATTGTAGATGATGAAGAAACTATATGCGAGGGGTTATGCAAAATCGTCAATTGGAAGTCTTTCGGATACGAAGTAGTACAAGTCTTTAATGACGGGAAAAGCGCATTGGAATATATTAAGAGAGTGCCCGTTGATGTCATTTTAACTGACATTAAGATGACATTTGTGTCCGGATTGGAACTGGCAAAGTATATAAACTCCAATAAGCTTGACATAAAAGTTGTCATTATGAGCGGTTACAGGGAATTTGAACTTGCACGCGAAGCCTTAATTTATAATGTAAAATATTATCTGTTAAAACCTACGAATCTTGAAGAGATAAGGGACGTTTTTCTTAAATTAAAGACGGAGCTTGATGACGAGGGGCAACGGCGTCAGATGCTTAAAAGCAATCAGGAGGAATACAGGGAACTATTAAAACTGTATCGGGAGCAATTTTTTACGGATTTAATCATGGGAGGAATCCGTACCAAAGAAGCGGTTGATGAGAGAATAAAAGCTATAAAATTGAATATTAGCCCTCAAACAACTAAAATTTGCCTCTTGAATTTGTATTTTGAGCATAAGAAATTGCATAAAGATAATTACGATAAATATGCATTCGATGCAACTCTGGATAATTATATCAATAGTAAAAGTGAAAATATAAAGTACTTTACATTGCTGAACACAGATGGTAATACCCAGGTGCTGGCTGTTTCCTTAACTGATGTTGAAATTTGCAAGCTTGAAGAAAAATCGCTTGCATATATGCATATTCTTGCCGATAAAATTAAAAGCATTTTTGGGATAACAATGAAGATAACTCTTGAAAACACTTTTCCGAATCTTTATGAAGCCGCAGCGTATTATAAACCTCTGGTTTCTTCAGCCGATAAAGTTAACAGTAAAATTGAAGATATGATAAGCAGAGACGATTTACTTTACCTTACAAAACAGAAAAGGCTTTTTCTTACATATGTGAACTCGAATGATTCAGAAATGTCACGCAACCTATTCGATAATATCATCGATGAAATCAAGTATGCCGATATAAATGCAGTACATAATTTTATCGTCGATTTGTTTGCAGGTTTAAAGAGCAGGCTTGGGATGCTCGGTATGGTTCTTAACACCTCGCTGTTTCGTTACGAGGAGATTATCAATGCAAATAACATAAATAAGATAAGACGCCTGGGGCATTCGATGCTGGATGATATTTTAAAAGAGGTAGTAAAATATAAAAATGCGATGGATAATAGCGTGATCCAGAAAGCCAAGGAATATATTAATTGTAATTATGATAAAAATATCAGCCTTGGTGAAGTGGCAAAGTATGTCTTTTTAAGTCCGATTTATTTCAGCCATCTGTTCAAACAAAAAAGCGGGGAGACATTCATCGATTACCTTACAAAAATCAGAATAAAGAAGGCAATGGAATTACTCCATAATCCTGAACTTAAAATATACGAGATAAGTGAAAAGGCCGGGTATAAAAATACGAAATACTTTTACAGGCTTTTCAAAGAATATACTGGGTTGACGCCTGTTGAATACAGAGAGAGTATTACAGAGGGGCGGCTTAAGAATTGGGAAGAAGAAATTTAGGCATATGGAATTATATAAGATTTTATAGGTTCAACAGTATATTGATAAAAAATTTTCTCTTGATAATATCGTCAACCGTACTTCCTCTGATAATAATCATCTTTTCCGTTTATACTTATAACACCGCAAATATCAGGGATGAAATCAAAACGACAAACATAAATGCCCTGTCAAATGTCAGGAACATGGTTGATACGACGATATCGAGAGGCGATATGATTTCGGCACAGGTTGCGGCAGAAGAGGATATCACATCTTTGATATCGTACAGGGAAATTAATCCATCCCGATTGTACAAAAGCTTTTATGATCTTTACAGGAATATGGGATATATAACATCAACCAACGATATCATAGATTCGGTTTATGTGTATTTTGAGAACAGCAATTTTATATTTTCAGCTGATGGAAACAGCATGGACCTTCAGCATTTTAGCGATAAGGGCTGGTTTTCTGATTATGAGCTATATAAATCCGAGAAATATCACGTCGGTGCACGAAAAGTTTCCGATATATTCGGCGGCAATGTCAAAAATTTCATCTCAATTTTCAGGGCTATAAATAATAACGGAAATGAGGGAATGGCCATAGTAAATATCGATATCCAGAAGCTTAAGAATATTATCGATAATGCGGACAACTATAGAAACGGACGGGATTTGATCATATTAGGAAAGGACGGCACTATAATTTATAGTACCGATCTTACGCTGATAACGAAAAATATTAAAAATGAAAAGAGTTTGAATGAAATATTTATCAATAAAAAGGATAACTATTTTACGCATAAGATAAACGATACGGGTAAGATTATTACAATGCTGGATTCACAGTATAACGGCTGGAAATATATATCCATAACTCCTTTAAACCAGTATTCACAGAGGACTTATGATTTCAGATGTTTCCTGCTGATTGCAATATTGATCTGCATCGTAATAGCCATAATCATTTCATTTTTCATATCCATAAAGATATTTCAGCCTGTAAAGGAAATTGTTTCATTATTTAAAACTTCCGATGATTGGAGTGGAATAGTTCAGGAAAAAGATGAGAGGGGTTTTAACGAATTTAAATATATAACAAAAAACATTTTGAACTCCTTGAATAAAACGACACAGATGGAAAATGAACTCAAGGAGAGGCTGAAGTTGCTGCGCAAAGCACAGACTATCTCGCTGCAGGCTCAGATAAATCCCCATTTTTTATTTAATACTCTCGAAACAATAAACTGGAAGGCCATGATGCTGACGGGCGGTGAGAGTGAAGTTTCAAAAATGATCGGCTATTTATCCCAACTGCTTAGATTGAGCCTTGAAACCGAAAACAGTATCGTTACGGTAGAAACTGAAATCAAACATGTGAAGTGCTATCTTGATATACAAAAAATATGCTATAAAAATAAATTCGATGTAATCTGGAAAATAGACAGCAGAATTTATGGATATAAGATGATAAAGCTTACTCTGCAGCCTTT of Clostridiales bacterium contains these proteins:
- a CDS encoding sensor histidine kinase; the encoded protein is MGRRNLGIWNYIRFYRFNSILIKNFLLIISSTVLPLIIIIFSVYTYNTANIRDEIKTTNINALSNVRNMVDTTISRGDMISAQVAAEEDITSLISYREINPSRLYKSFYDLYRNMGYITSTNDIIDSVYVYFENSNFIFSADGNSMDLQHFSDKGWFSDYELYKSEKYHVGARKVSDIFGGNVKNFISIFRAINNNGNEGMAIVNIDIQKLKNIIDNADNYRNGRDLIILGKDGTIIYSTDLTLITKNIKNEKSLNEIFINKKDNYFTHKINDTGKIITMLDSQYNGWKYISITPLNQYSQRTYDFRCFLLIAILICIVIAIIISFFISIKIFQPVKEIVSLFKTSDDWSGIVQEKDERGFNEFKYITKNILNSLNKTTQMENELKERLKLLRKAQTISLQAQINPHFLFNTLETINWKAMMLTGGESEVSKMIGYLSQLLRLSLETENSIVTVETEIKHVKCYLDIQKICYKNKFDVIWKIDSRIYGYKMIKLTLQPLVENAISHGIKPKSGKGIISIEGKEMDDYIEISVTDDGIGMPPEAVAELNESMKDDYIKENSHIGIKNVNQRIKLIFGDEYGATVESRYNEYTRAILKMPKEK
- a CDS encoding response regulator; its protein translation is MYRLIIVDDEETICEGLCKIVNWKSFGYEVVQVFNDGKSALEYIKRVPVDVILTDIKMTFVSGLELAKYINSNKLDIKVVIMSGYREFELAREALIYNVKYYLLKPTNLEEIRDVFLKLKTELDDEGQRRQMLKSNQEEYRELLKLYREQFFTDLIMGGIRTKEAVDERIKAIKLNISPQTTKICLLNLYFEHKKLHKDNYDKYAFDATLDNYINSKSENIKYFTLLNTDGNTQVLAVSLTDVEICKLEEKSLAYMHILADKIKSIFGITMKITLENTFPNLYEAAAYYKPLVSSADKVNSKIEDMISRDDLLYLTKQKRLFLTYVNSNDSEMSRNLFDNIIDEIKYADINAVHNFIVDLFAGLKSRLGMLGMVLNTSLFRYEEIINANNINKIRRLGHSMLDDILKEVVKYKNAMDNSVIQKAKEYINCNYDKNISLGEVAKYVFLSPIYFSHLFKQKSGETFIDYLTKIRIKKAMELLHNPELKIYEISEKAGYKNTKYFYRLFKEYTGLTPVEYRESITEGRLKNWEEEI